The Acidobacteriota bacterium genome contains the following window.
AGCGCGTTCTCAGGGATTACAACCTGGGGTTCTCCTGGGTTGATACTTCCCGTTTCGCCGCGATCAGGTCGGCCATCAGGAAGAATACACGGATGATCTTTATCGAGACTCCTACCAATCCGATGATGACCCCGACCGACATCAGGGCAGTTGCCAGAGTATGCAGGAAACATGGGCTGATCTCCGTAGTGGATAATACATTTATGACGCCCTATTTCCAGAAGCCTCTCGAAATGGGAATAGACATCGTCGTTCATTCAACTACAAAATACCTGAATGGCCACTCCGATAGCGTCGGAGGATCCGTCATTACCTCCAACCCGAAATTTGCAGAAAGGATCAAGTTTGTTCAGAAATCTGCAGGAGCGATTCTATCTCCCTTTGAATCCTGGCTGGTCCTGAGGGGGATCAAGACACTCTCTGTGAGGATGGAAAGACATGATTTTAACGGGAGGAAGGTGGCTGAATTCCTGGCGCGCCATAGAAAGGTGAGAAGAGTCTTCTATCCTGGGCTCAAGGATCATCCGCAACATGCTCTCGCGAAGAAACAGATGATGGGATTCGGCGGGATGATCACGTTCGATGTGGGAACATACAGGAATGCCAGGAGGTTGCTGAACTCGGTCAGGCTTTGCTCCCTTGCCGAAAGCCTAGGTGGAGTTGAGACTCTGATCTCGCATCCATCCAGCATGACGCATGCTTCCATTCCTCAGGAAGAGCAGAAGAAACTCGGGATAACGGAGGGGCTTGTCAGGATTTCAGTGGGGATCGAAGATATCGAAGATATCATTGACGATCTAAAGAGAAGCCTTAAAGCTATCTAATCCTTCCGCGATATCTCTCGTATCAGGAAATGATTGACTTCCGCGCCGATCTTTCGTGAAGACATTTTCATTTGCTGGAATTTTTCTTTGACTTCTTATCTGTAGCAGAATCCGGAAACAGCGAATTTCCGATCCACCGGAGATAATCTATGTCAGCTTTTTCAACAGGCAGAGCGATGATCTCCGGAAGCTCGTAAGGGTGTATCTCTCTGATCTTCTTTCTCGTCTTCT
Protein-coding sequences here:
- a CDS encoding PLP-dependent aspartate aminotransferase family protein, whose translation is MGINTDCIHAGQEPDPSTGAIMTPVYLTSTYVQPGLGKEWPYDYARTINPTRLALEKNLAVLERGKHGFAFASGMSAIHAIMCLLKAGDHAIVTHNVYGGTFRLFERVLRDYNLGFSWVDTSRFAAIRSAIRKNTRMIFIETPTNPMMTPTDIRAVARVCRKHGLISVVDNTFMTPYFQKPLEMGIDIVVHSTTKYLNGHSDSVGGSVITSNPKFAERIKFVQKSAGAILSPFESWLVLRGIKTLSVRMERHDFNGRKVAEFLARHRKVRRVFYPGLKDHPQHALAKKQMMGFGGMITFDVGTYRNARRLLNSVRLCSLAESLGGVETLISHPSSMTHASIPQEEQKKLGITEGLVRISVGIEDIEDIIDDLKRSLKAI